DNA sequence from the Syntrophobacterales bacterium genome:
CGTCATATATAACCCCCCGATATTCCAGATATCATTCCTGACAGTATAACATAGTTGGAACCATGGGGCAAATAAGCCGGCTACAACCAGATTAATAACGAAAAACTAAGGAGGTGGGTCTTTAATCTTACGGGTCTAATTCTCCGCACCTTGAGGCATGCGTTGCCTGATAGTCAGTCGTAAACCCCGAACCCCTGTCGCTTGCCGACGGGGAGGTTCATCCTGCGCCGTCTCCCGCCGTTTAAGTCATATCTTTTATGGCAAGGCAATCGTAGATTATGCGATCCGCCTGGTAGACCATCTCCCCTCGCTTCACCACGCGCCATCCCCCGTTCTGGTAAATGCCGTTGTTGGCGATCCCTTCAATCAGGCCTTGCGCGTTATCCAGGGATACAGTGAGCTCATGATTCTGGGTGAGGACCACGGACTTTGATCCTGGACTTGCAACAAGCGTCACCGGCTCAATGACAAACCTTGAAAGGTCTCTGACAGGCGCCGTCTCCACAGTCGCCTTGGTCTGGAGCTGGATCATACGCGCACGGGTATCAGGACCGGCAGCCTCGCTTGTCGCACTGATAAGGTCAAGGAGAATATCCCTCACGTCGTTCAACTCGGCGGCGGCACAGAGTTTATCCATCTCAGCATATGTCGTAAGAGCTCTCGCGAGGGTTGAGACCTCTCTCAGGTAGTGGTTCCGCTGGTCGTCGGGCACAAGGAACATGGCGATGATTGAGACGGGAGTTCCGCCGGGGGCGCCGTAGTCGATCCCTACGGGACTCCATCCTATGACGCAGATCAGGTCCCCTTCACCTGAGATTCTGGCGTGGGGCACTGCCCATCCCTTGCTTAAGGCCGTATTCACCGTAGCTTCCCTTGCCGTTACGAGACCAACGACATCGGTGCCGGAACGGACCGATGGTATGGCCTCGATAATGTGGGCAAGAAACTGTAAGGCGTCATCCTTATTATTGTCGGGCAACTCAATGAGCCTTCCTTCCTGTAATGCATCCAAAAGGGTATTCATGGTCAATCACCTCCATAACGTTTGAAGAACCAGTTCTTCACGCCGTGTGTCAATACAGCGTACATGATAAGAAAAACGGTGATCCAGAGCCAGTAGGAGAGAGGGAGTGGCGCCATGCCCAGGGTCGATGCGAATGGCGAGTATGGCAGCCAGACACCGATAGCCATAATGGCGAGCGTTGTGAGGGTAAGATGGACCGAGGCGCGGCTCCCGATAAAGGGGATCTTCCTGGTCCTGATGATATGGACAATGAGGGTCTGGGTAAGGAGGGATTCCACGAACCATCCCGTCTGAAAGAGCCTCTCCAGCATTTCCTTGTTCTGAGGAGTCGTGGCCGTATTGACGAAAGCGTTGCAGTGAAAAAAGAACCACATAAGCGCGAAGGTGGCATAGTCGAAGATGGAGCTTACGGGTCCGATGAAAGCCATGAAACGCTTGACATTGCCGATGTTCCATTTTAGGGGTTTGGCTATGAGTTCGTCATCGACCTTGTCCATGGGAATACCGGTTTGCGAAAAATCATAGAGCAGGTTGTTCGTCAGGACCTGTATGGGCTGCATCGGCAGAAACGGCAGCAAATAGCTCGCGCCTAAGACGCTGAACATGTTTCCGAAGTTAGAACTCGCACCCATCCTGATATATTTGACGATATTCGCAAAGACCTTCCGTCCCTCAATAATACCTTCTTCGAGAATGAGGAGGTTCTTTTCGAGAAGCACGATATCCGCCGCCTCTTTTGCTACGTCGACCGCTGAATCGACCGATATGCCGACATCGGCCGCCTTGAGGGCGGGGGCGTCGTTTATGCCGTCACCCATGAACCCGACGACATGACCTTTTTGCCGCAGCGTCCTGACAATTTCTTCTTTCTGCGCCGGCGTGAGCTTGACAAACACATCCTCTTCCATTACCGCCCGGGAAAACTCCTCGGCGGAAAAACGGGAAAGGTCTCCGCCCGTGACGATCCGATCGGTGGTAAGACCTACATCCCGACAGATCTTTCTCGTGACCAGGCCGTTGTCACCGGTCAGCACCTTGACTTTCACCCCTGCTCCCTTCAGCAGCTTCAGGGCCTCAGTGGCGGAATCCTTGGGAGGGTCGAGGAAGGCGATATACCCCAAGAGAACAAGATCCGTTTCATCAGCCACCGTAAATGAGGTCTTATCCCTTGAGAATTCCCGGTAGCCGATGGCGAGGACACGATAACCATCTTCGTTGAAATCCTCTACCGCCTCAAAAAGGTCTTCCCGGATTACCCCGATGAGCGGATAGATCTCCTCGCCGATCTGGTAATGGCTGGAACAGGCGTATATCTCCTCAACCGCGCCTTTGCATATGAGGACATGGCTTCCTTCATAGTCGACCACCACCGACATACGGCGGCGCTGAAAATCGAAGGGAAGCTCATCGACGAGACGGTTCTGATCCACGTAAAGGTCTGCTGAATCAAGGACAGCGCGGTCAATGAGACTCTGGAGGCCTGTCTGAAAATAACTGTTCAGATAGGCGTAGTTCAGGACATCCTCGCTTGAGTGGCCGGTGATGTCCACATGCTGCTCAAGAATAACCCTATCCTGGGTGAGAGTCCCCGTCTTGTCCGTACAGAGAATATCGATGGCCCCGAAGTTTTGGATGGAAGGGAGGTGTTTCACTATGACCTTCTTCTTCGACATGGTGAGCGCACCTTTGGCGAGGTTCACGGTGACAATCATGGGCAACATTTCTGGCGTAAGTCCCACCGCTACGGAAAGGCCGAAGAGCAGCGCCTCCATCCAGTTGCCTTTTGTCAGGCCTACGATAAAGAAGACGGCGCTGACCATGACGATCATGAATCGGATCATGAGCCATGTGAAGGACTTGACGCCAATATCAAAGCTCGTCTGTTCGGGCCGAATGGCGAGGCGGGCCGAGATGGAGCCAAAGACCGTCTGCATGCCAGTATTTATGACCACCCCGCGCCCTGTGCCGCTTGTGACGTTACTTCCCCTGAAACATGCATTGGGCAGTTCCCACGGAATACGGCCTGCCGATACCGGACCTGGATCGGAGGTCTTCTCCACCGCCATTGATTCTCCGGAAAGGGAAGATTGGTTGACAAAAAAATCTTTCGCCGTAATGAGGCGAAGGTCTGCCGGGACTATCGACCCCGCATGAAGGAAGACGATATCTCCGGGGACGATCTCCGAGACCCTGATCTCGATCTCTTTGCCGTCCCTTAGAAGAAGAGTCCGGGGCTGGACCCTTTTGCCGAGAGCTTCCACCGCAAGGTTTGAGCGCCTGTCGATAACGTAGGCAAGCCCTATGCTAAGCACGACCATGGCGCTTACAATCGCCGTCGACTTAATCTCTCCGATCAGGGCTGATACAACCGCAATAACCAGAAGCTGAATCACAAGCGGACTCTTGCATCGTTCCAGAATATCACTCCAGAAGCCTCTCCGCCTGATATGAGCCATTTCGTTGGGACCGTATTCATCAAGGCGTTCTTCGGCCTCTTCAGCGGCAAGGCCTTGAGGGGTGGCGCCAAGGGCGTCAAGAGCTTCAGATACGGGAAGAGTGCAAAGCTCGAAGAGGCGCCGTTCACTATCCGGCGCCGCAGCCGGACCTCGTCTTGCTCCGGACCAATCGGCTGTATTTCCTGAATCTCTTTTGAACGAACCTTTCCCCATCATAAATCACCATTCCGATCAAAAATGAAAGGAACGACGGAGACATACCGGCCAAGAATGGAGGCGTACAACTTGAGAAAGCAAAGAGATGACGCTCGCCCAAAGCCTCCCGTACGGCGAACCATGTTTTCTTAAATAGTTTTCTTTAATACTGCCGTTCTTGGTATTTCTGATGCAAAAGCGAAGATGAGGAAACTTAAAGTACTCTCCTCCAGAACCGCCAGGCCCATGAGGAGAGAAAGAGTCAGAGAACCCGACTCACGACATGAACAGGAGCGATTCTGCTCCGCATATTAAGCATTGACCGCCAGGGTCATCTTCCATCGCGTGTACCGCTCCTTTCATAGGTAATAATATATTTAATTTAGGTTAAAAAGTACCCCCTGTCAAGCTAAATGTCCCCCAAGCGGCGACATACCATTACACATCATTCGTAAGCGCCTCAAGCCAATCGGATAAAACCTTGGATAAAAACGCCTGATTTGCTTTGGGGACAAGGTCAACAATCTCTCGCATCATCCTGTCATACCCCGGCCAAACAGTTTCAATGAAATTACGCCCTTTTGGCGTAATTTTAACAATATTTTCTCGGCGATTGTTCTTATTCTGCGAAACAACCAGCATT
Encoded proteins:
- a CDS encoding PTS sugar transporter subunit IIA translates to MNTLLDALQEGRLIELPDNNKDDALQFLAHIIEAIPSVRSGTDVVGLVTAREATVNTALSKGWAVPHARISGEGDLICVIGWSPVGIDYGAPGGTPVSIIAMFLVPDDQRNHYLREVSTLARALTTYAEMDKLCAAAELNDVRDILLDLISATSEAAGPDTRARMIQLQTKATVETAPVRDLSRFVIEPVTLVASPGSKSVVLTQNHELTVSLDNAQGLIEGIANNGIYQNGGWRVVKRGEMVYQADRIIYDCLAIKDMT
- the mgtA gene encoding magnesium-translocating P-type ATPase, with the protein product MMGKGSFKRDSGNTADWSGARRGPAAAPDSERRLFELCTLPVSEALDALGATPQGLAAEEAEERLDEYGPNEMAHIRRRGFWSDILERCKSPLVIQLLVIAVVSALIGEIKSTAIVSAMVVLSIGLAYVIDRRSNLAVEALGKRVQPRTLLLRDGKEIEIRVSEIVPGDIVFLHAGSIVPADLRLITAKDFFVNQSSLSGESMAVEKTSDPGPVSAGRIPWELPNACFRGSNVTSGTGRGVVINTGMQTVFGSISARLAIRPEQTSFDIGVKSFTWLMIRFMIVMVSAVFFIVGLTKGNWMEALLFGLSVAVGLTPEMLPMIVTVNLAKGALTMSKKKVIVKHLPSIQNFGAIDILCTDKTGTLTQDRVILEQHVDITGHSSEDVLNYAYLNSYFQTGLQSLIDRAVLDSADLYVDQNRLVDELPFDFQRRRMSVVVDYEGSHVLICKGAVEEIYACSSHYQIGEEIYPLIGVIREDLFEAVEDFNEDGYRVLAIGYREFSRDKTSFTVADETDLVLLGYIAFLDPPKDSATEALKLLKGAGVKVKVLTGDNGLVTRKICRDVGLTTDRIVTGGDLSRFSAEEFSRAVMEEDVFVKLTPAQKEEIVRTLRQKGHVVGFMGDGINDAPALKAADVGISVDSAVDVAKEAADIVLLEKNLLILEEGIIEGRKVFANIVKYIRMGASSNFGNMFSVLGASYLLPFLPMQPIQVLTNNLLYDFSQTGIPMDKVDDELIAKPLKWNIGNVKRFMAFIGPVSSIFDYATFALMWFFFHCNAFVNTATTPQNKEMLERLFQTGWFVESLLTQTLIVHIIRTRKIPFIGSRASVHLTLTTLAIMAIGVWLPYSPFASTLGMAPLPLSYWLWITVFLIMYAVLTHGVKNWFFKRYGGD